A segment of the Meiothermus cerbereus DSM 11376 genome:
TTACTTCGATGGGTTTGGACATAGTTGTTTACCTCACACACCTGGGCCTGGGCTCAGGCCCCCAGGCTCCACACTTTAGCACGCCTGGTAGAACCCAGGGAAAGCCGATACACTTTTTATAGTGCAAGCCCTTCATCTACTGGATACTCCAGAGTACCTCGAGGCCATTGCACTGTGGCATCAAGGCCAGTTCTGGGAGGTACACGAAGCCCTCGAGCCCCTCTGGCGCAGGCTTTCCGGGCCCGAGCGCGAGCTGACCCACGGCATCATCCTGCTGGCCGCAGCCCTGCACAAAGCCCGCAGCAGCCAAAGCGGCGGCTGGCGCAATTTCCACAAAGCCCTGGGGCACCTAAAAAACCTTCCGGCCACCTACCAGGGCATCCGGGTCAGCGCGCTGATTGAGGAGACCCGCCAGGCCCTGCAAGCAGGACCCGGAAAGATCCCGCCTTTCCCTCTGTTATCCACGCTAGATTAGCCAACAGACCTGCAGAAGGTGTACAAAAGTTGTCAGGAATCCTGCCACCCCACCGCCCAGACCACCCCCTCGAGCAGCTCGAGCCTAATGGCCCGCAGGGGTTGGCTGGCCGGCCCGGCCAGCAGCGAGCCATCGGCTCTGAAACGGCTGCCGTGACAGCCGCACTCGATGTTCTGCTGCCGGTCGGGCAGTGGTACGGTGCAGCCCTGGTGGGTGCAGAGGCGGGAGTAGGCGGTGAGGTAGACCTGCTCGCCGGCTTTGAAGATGCGCGGGCTGGCCTCCTTGGGGGGTGGAACCCGCACCAGAAGGCAGGGCTGGTTGGCAAAGCGGAACTCGAGGTCGGCCCACACTTCAGGGAGCTGGCGCAGCTCGCCGATCCGCACCGCCGCCGGACTTTGCTGACCTCGAGCACCTCCTAGCATCAAAAGGCCGCCCACAAGGGCCCTGGTCGCATCACGCCTATTCATAGCTGGCTCCTATAAGCTAGGGCAGGAGGTGGCTCCTCCTGCCCTCGGGAAACGCGCTTACACCAGCGCCAGGGCATCCTCGGGGTGCTTCCAGGGTTGCTCGGCCCGGCTCTTGAGGACCTCGAGGGCCTCCTGCTCGCTCATGACCGGGTTCTGGAAGCGGATGCCCAAAGCCCGGGTCATCAGGGTGAAGTTGTAGGTGTTGTCAATCAGACCGATCCGCGCTGCGGCCACACCCCGCCCATACACCCCAAACACAGTGGGGCTGGCGGTGTGCTGGCCCGAGTTCCAGCCGATGTTGGGCAGGTCGGGCTTGTTGGCATCGGTCTGGCGCATCACCCAGGAGAGGGTGTTGGCGGGCTGGACGCTGTA
Coding sequences within it:
- a CDS encoding ubiquinol-cytochrome c reductase iron-sulfur subunit yields the protein MNRRDATRALVGGLLMLGGARGQQSPAAVRIGELRQLPEVWADLEFRFANQPCLLVRVPPPKEASPRIFKAGEQVYLTAYSRLCTHQGCTVPLPDRQQNIECGCHGSRFRADGSLLAGPASQPLRAIRLELLEGVVWAVGWQDS
- a CDS encoding DUF309 domain-containing protein, with the translated sequence MQALHLLDTPEYLEAIALWHQGQFWEVHEALEPLWRRLSGPERELTHGIILLAAALHKARSSQSGGWRNFHKALGHLKNLPATYQGIRVSALIEETRQALQAGPGKIPPFPLLSTLD